In the genome of Maribacter forsetii DSM 18668, the window AAAAATTCCATTTGTGAGCTACTCATACCTATTGCCATATTCCCTATCTCAGACTCTTTTCCTAATAGATACATACCCAAACATACCAAACCGATTTGTGCACAACATTCGGTCAAAATCACTCCCGGTGTAACAGGATTGTTTTTGAAATGACCTTTATAAAAATCTGCATCGGGTGAAAACCTATAAGTACCCTCAGCACCTTTATCATCTACATGCAAAATCTCATTTACAAAAAGAAATGGTTCCGTGTAAGGCAATCTATTCAATATCCAATTATAAGACTCTTTCATCAGCTGATAAATATTACATCAAACTTTCGCCGCCATCAACTTTAATGACGGTTCCCGTAATCCATTTTGCTTCATCCATAGTTAACAAATACACTGCATTTGCAACGTCTTCGGGCATAGTCAGTCTTTTCTGCGGATTTCTTTCTAATGCATTTTCTTTTATTCTCTCGTATCCGGGAATCATAGATAAAGACTTTGTCATGGTAATACCTGCTTGTATGCAGTTTGCCTTTATACCCATTGGCGCAAACTCCAAAGCAATACTTCTGGTCAACGCCTCCAATGCTACTTTAGCCACGGAAACTGCACTATAATTTGGTAATGCTTTTGTATTCCCCTCACTTGTAAATGATATAATGCGAGAATCATCAGCAAACAAACCAGCCATTGCCAGTGCTTTGGTCCAATCGTACAAACTCAACGCCATAGCATCAAAAGTTATCCTAAAATCGGTATCGACCAAAGTTGGTCTATTTTCTGAATACATGGGCTTCAACGTTCCTTTTGCAACGCTATGTATCATCACTTTTATCTGATGCCCTTCCGGTAACTGTTGCTGCATATCTGAAATGATACCTGCGCGTTTATCGGCATTCAATACATCTACGTTCATTGCTATCAACTCATTACCGTAGGAGCGAATTTCATCAAAATCTTTTTCTATCTCATCCATTACCGCACGGCGATCACGATGCATGATTATAATATGATAGCCATGACTTGCCAATTTCATTGCCGTAGCTAGACCAAGTCCACTACTTCCTCCTAATATTAAAGCCCAATAGGTATTTTTCATAATTGCTCTTTGATTATACTACCATTCTATCAATACCCGCTGTGCAGAGAAACCGGGACCAAAACTCAATATCAATCCCTGCTCACCTGTTGCTATATCTTTTTCTAAAAAACGCTCTAAGACGTATAAAACAGTAGCACTGCTCATATTACCATAAAGACGTAATACCTCACGGGTATCATCAATATTTTTACCCAGAGCACCAAATAGCGATTCTACCGTTTGTACTATTTTCTTTCCTCCGGGATGAAAAATTAAATGGTCCACTTTTTTGATATCACTTCCATACTTTTCTAAAAACGGATGTACAATATCACCAAAGTGATTAGAAATGGTTTCTGGTACAGCCGGATCAAGAATCATTTTTAAACCATGATTAGTTAAATCAAAACCCATCATTTGTGTAGCATCCTTAAAATGATACATTTCTTCTCCAATTATCTTGGGACCTACAGCATCTTGTTCTGATGACAACAACACGCAAGCCGCACCATCACCGAAAATAGCTGCGCTCACCATATTTGCCATTGAATAGTCCTGTAACTGAAATGTTGCTGTGGGACTCTCAACAGAAACCAATGCGATACGCTTACCAGGATTTGATTTTAAGAAGTTATGGGCATAAATAAGTCCTGATACTCCAGCTGCGCAACCCATTTCTGTTACAGGAAGCCTTACCACATCTTGCCGCATTCCCAATTCGTTTATTAAATAGGCATCTAAGGACGGAATCATAATACCCGTACAACTTACCGTAATAATATAATCAATGGAAGAAGCATCCCAATCACATTTCTTTAATGCGTTCCTGAGTACATTGGCACCCATGCGCTTAGCTTCCTTACTGTAAATTTTGTTTTTATCTTCAAAAGAAGTCGTTATGAATACGTCTTCAGGTGGCATAATAGAATACCGCTTATCTACAGCAGCACCCTCAAAAATCTTTACGACTTTTCTAGAGAAACGCTCCTCTTGTCCGCTTAGCCAGAATTCTACAAGTGGAATAATATCCTTGGTATCTTTAGAATACGGTGGCAGTTCTTTGGTAACACTAACAATTCTTGTATGATTCATAGTTATTCTTAATCTTCAATCTACCTATTTCTTTTTTAAAATCCATACATATCTAAAAGCCCATTTCCATTTAATGATATGAGATGCATTGGTAACCTGGGTAGCAAAATGCTGTAATTCTTCTTTTTTAAAAGCCCTACGGATAGATAACAGTCCGTCTTTCTTTGCAATCTTCGTTTTAATGAAAAAGAAACTGAATGCCTTAAATAAATAATAGGCAACGGGACTACGTTCCAAATCATTTATGACCACCCCTAATTTTGCGATATCTACAAACCGATTTACAAACTTAATTACGCCTTCATCCGAAAAATGATGCAAGGTCAAAGTCGTCATTACCACATCAACATCCCATCCAGAAAAATCAGCACTTAAGATGTCTGTATTCAAGTAACTAATCTCAGGGTAATCAGCCGAATATTGCTTTGCTAATTGTAAACCCTGTTCATTAAAATCTACACCAATCAACTTAAGGCTTACATTCCGCTTTTTTGCTTCTTCTGCTAGCTTTCTAAGCATAGTTCCTTCCGCACAACCCATATCTAAAATCGTATACGATTCTTTAATTTCCTTTTCAAGTAACTCAAATACAGCATCTAAGGTAATACTATAGCCCCCAAGTAATTTATTTACCCTATTAATGTCTTGCAGTATCGTTTCCAACTCATTAGTGGTACCTGAAAAGGTATCCATAATCTCCACTTCACTACTTCTTTGTGTAAAATCTACCATTACGATATTAGTTCTCCATGGGTTTTAGATATAATAAACTTCAATAATGATTTCGATTTTCCGACGGATTTAATTCCCATGGATACTAATCTCTTATTTATTAAAATACTCTGTAATTTTCTACCGAACCACAAACGCTTACCAAAAGCTTTTGACCAAGCCTTTTTATAATCCATTTCCAAATCATTGCGATTATAACCAGATTCGTTAACATATTTTAAAATTAACTCTGAAGCTATTTTTGCACTATGAATAGCCATGGCCATACCATTACCACAAAGTGGATGAATAAGCCCAGCAGTATCGCCACACATTAGCATGTGATCTACCACATTATCTTTTTCGTCAAATGCGATTTGAGCAATGGTCATAGGTTTCTCAAAAACAGGAATTGCATTGGACAGAAACTCTTTTAAATATGGGTTCTCTGAAACCACAACGGTATTGAAATTTTGAATATCCTTGTATTTTTTAAAACTTTCATAATTAACTAGATAACAAAAATTAACCGCTCCGGTTTCCGTTTTTGAGAGTCCGCCATAACCACCATTAAAATTGTGTAAAGCCACTACATCCTCCTGAAAATCTTCAAGTTCATAATGTGCCTTAACCGCCAACCACGATTGCTTTTTCTTACTGAAGTCTCTATTTAAAGTTTTATCAATAACAGAACGTTTACCATAGGCACCTATGGCTATTTTAGAAGAATAGCATCCGGACTTAGTTTTGATAGTAAAAACGTCTCCCTTGAAAACTGTTTCAATCACTTTTTCAAAATAAAACTGTACGCCAAGTTCCTGAGCTCTTAAGTATAACAATTGATCAAGCGCATATCTACTTATGCCAAATCCGCCCAAGGGTAAATCGGTCTCAGTTATATATCCGTCTGCTGTACTTATTTGAAATTGTGAAATATCTTTAGCCCCTTTAGCCTTTAGGTCTACTCCTAATCGTTTTAAATACGGGTCAATTTCTTTAGATACATATTCACCACATACCTTATGATGTGGATATTGTTGCATTTCAATAACGGCGACATCCAATCCTTCCAAAACCAAGTGAATAGCAGCAGTCAACCCTGCCAATCCACCTCCAATAATTAGTATGCCATGCTCTTTCACTGCATGGAAGTTACACCAAAAACAAAAAAGCCCTGCAAATGCAAGGCTTTAATTTTAACTCAATACTAAAATTTGTATCTCTTAGTTGGTTTGCGTTTGTGCTTCTTGTTTTAAAGACTCACTTGCAACTATAGCCAACTCAACACGTCTGTTCTTAGCTTTACCAGCTGTAGTAGAATTATCACCTACTGGTTGTGTTTCACCATACCATTTTGTATCAAAACGGCTAGCATTTACTCCCTTACTTACTAAATAGTTAGTTACAGATTCTGCTCTTTGCTTAGACAGATTTAAATTATACTCGTCAGCTCCAGCACTATCCGTATGACCTTCTACTAAAATATTGGATTGAGGATATTCTTTAAAAATACTTACCAATTTATCTAAAGTAGCTGCAGATGTACCTTGTACATTACTTTTGTTGGTATCAAAATACACACCGGCATCTTCATTAAAGGTAACATTAATACCTTCTCCCACACGTTTTACTTCTGCACCAGGAATTTCTTCTTCAATACGTTCTGCTTGACGGTCCATTCTATTACCAATGTAACCACCAGCGGCACCACCAATAGCTGCTCCTAAAATTGCACCTAAAGCTGTATTGTTACCACTACCAACATTGTTTCCTAAAATACCACCAATAACGGCACCACCAGATGCCCCTATAACAGCGCCTTTTTGTGTTTTATTTGCATTTTTAACTGTACTACAGCTCATTACCAAGGCAAGAGCAAGAAAGTAACTAGTTCTGCGTAATATCATTGTTTTCATATGCTTAATTTAAATTTTAAGTAGGTTTTATTTTTTACTGAATTCGTAAATGACATTTATTGGTGTGCCTTCTACCATAACATTAGATTTTAAGGTCATAGCATTTTCGGTAAGGTTTTCAATATTTAATCGGTAACCTGCACCTCCAGAAATATCTTGATTTTTTTCGTTGATAAATTTGAACTGTAATTGGCTAGTGTAGTTCTCTTCACGCTCTACAACAGACCATCTAATGTAACGATCTCCACCGGTACAAAATGTTGATGGGGCAATTGTATAACGTCCCGTACTATTGTTGTCACGAAAGAACCACTCACTGCCTTCTAGGCAAATATCCTCTACATCATTGAATAATACCGCTTTTACATTACCAGTATTCCCTTCAAATGAAACATTATTTAATGCCCAGGTGCCGCTTAATAGATTGCGCTTTGCTCTAGCGTCTTTAGACACTGAACATGAAAATGCTAAAAGAACAATACTAAAAAGCAAAATCATTTTTTTCATAAGTAAATATTTAGGTTTGATTTATATACGTTAATTGTCATTTGTTGGATGAAAAAAATCCATGTATTCGACCAAATGACAATGCAAAGATGTTGCTAAACATGCTAACCTTTTACCTCTTTTAACAAATTTGTTAACGGGTTTACTCAAGACGCGCTTTTATAATGCTTTGCGGCTTGCCAACCCAGTCGGAAGCCGTAGAAATTTTAACATTTGCTCTTTTAGTATGTATTATGGGTTAACCCAAGGCAGTTTAACTAATACGCGATTAGTTCTTTTAAATCAGATTCAAATCTTGATTTTGCAAGATATTGCTGCTCTAAGTTAGCATCGAAAGGAATAGGAGTTTCTAGACTACCTACTCTTTTTATTGGTCCATCTAAATACTCAAAGCAATTTTCCATTACCATAGCAGAAATATCACTGGCAATACCACCAAACAAGCTATCTTCTTGAAGAATAATCAATTTTCCTGTTCTTACCACAGAATCATAAATAGCTTTGGTATCTAAAGGCTGTAAGGTTCTTAAATCCAAAAGGTCTGCTCGTATTTCTGGATTATTTTCCAAAGCTTCTAATGCCCAATGCACACCAGCACCATAGGTTACAATGCTAATCTGATCGCCTTGTTTTAAAAGACTTGCCTTACCTAATGGTAATGTATAGTAATCCACAGGTACTTCCTGATAAAGACTTCTATATAACCCCTTATGTTCAAAAAACAGAACTGGATTAGGGTCTTCTATGGCAGTTGTCAACAAACCTTTTGCATCATAAGGAAATGCAGGATATACTACTTTTAGACCGGGAGTTTTAGTAAACCACGCTTCATTTGTTTGTGAATGAAATGGTCCGGCAGCAACACCACCACCACAAGGCATTCTAATAACCACATCGGCTTTTTCGCCCCAACGGTAATAACTCTTCGCTAAATAATTAACTATAGGGTTAAATCCGCTACTCGCAAAATCTGCAAATTGCATCTCCATAACCGCCTTCATTCCGTTAATGGATAATCCCATAGCTGCCGATACAATTGCCGACTCACAGATGGGTGTATTACGTACGCGCTCTTTACCAAAGTCATTTACAAAACCGTCTGTTATTTTAAATACCCCTCCATATTCCGCAACGTCTTGCCCCATGATGACAAGATTGTCAAATTTCTTCATAGACTGTCGTAATCCTTCAGAAATAGCATCGACTAGACGAATATTAGTTACAAATCTACTTGGTCTAATTTCTTTTAAATCAAATTTTTGATATACCTCACTTAATTCTTTACTTTCATTAGGTGTAATCGTATCTTCACTAAAGGCTATTCTTAGATGTTCATCTATTTCAGCTTGAATATCTGCCTTGTAATTGGCAATACTTTCCTCAGTCAACAACTTCTCACCAATTAGATATTGTGTATAATTCTCCAAGGGATCTTTCTCTGCCCAAGTATCTAAAAGTTCCTGAGGCACATATTTTGTTCCACTTGCTTCTTCATGCCCACGCATGCGAAAAGTCTTAAATTCTAACAACACAGGTCTAGGGTTTATTCTCATATCCCTTACCAAATGAGAGACTTTAAAAAAAACTTCCAAAATATTGTTACCGTCTATGATGTGGGATTCCATGCCGTAGCCAGCTCCCTTATCCGCAATATTTTCACACCTAAATTGCTCATTTGTGGGTGTTGATAATCCGTAGCCATTATTCTCCACACAGAAAAGCACCGGTAAATCCCATACCGAAGCCACGTTCAAAGCTTCATGAAAATCACCTTCACTAGTAGCTCCTTCTCCTGTAAAAACAGCGGTTACCTTCTTTTCCTTTTTTAATTTATGTGCAAGAGCTATACCATCTGCCACACCCAATTGCGGACCCAAATGTGATATCATCCCTACAATCTTAAAATCTTGGGTACCAAAATGAAAACTACGATCTCTTCCCTGAGTGAATCCGCTTGCTTTACCCTGCCATTGTGCAAATAATCTGTATAAAGGAATCTCTCTGGTAGTAAACACCCCAAGGTTTCTATGCATGGGAAGGATGTATTCTTCATCATCTAAAGCCGAAGTAACGCCAATGGAAATTGCTTCTTGACCAATGCCACTAAACCATTTAGAAACCTTGCC includes:
- a CDS encoding type III polyketide synthase, whose amino-acid sequence is MNHTRIVSVTKELPPYSKDTKDIIPLVEFWLSGQEERFSRKVVKIFEGAAVDKRYSIMPPEDVFITTSFEDKNKIYSKEAKRMGANVLRNALKKCDWDASSIDYIITVSCTGIMIPSLDAYLINELGMRQDVVRLPVTEMGCAAGVSGLIYAHNFLKSNPGKRIALVSVESPTATFQLQDYSMANMVSAAIFGDGAACVLLSSEQDAVGPKIIGEEMYHFKDATQMMGFDLTNHGLKMILDPAVPETISNHFGDIVHPFLEKYGSDIKKVDHLIFHPGGKKIVQTVESLFGALGKNIDDTREVLRLYGNMSSATVLYVLERFLEKDIATGEQGLILSFGPGFSAQRVLIEW
- a CDS encoding OmpA family protein, whose product is MKTMILRRTSYFLALALVMSCSTVKNANKTQKGAVIGASGGAVIGGILGNNVGSGNNTALGAILGAAIGGAAGGYIGNRMDRQAERIEEEIPGAEVKRVGEGINVTFNEDAGVYFDTNKSNVQGTSAATLDKLVSIFKEYPQSNILVEGHTDSAGADEYNLNLSKQRAESVTNYLVSKGVNASRFDTKWYGETQPVGDNSTTAGKAKNRRVELAIVASESLKQEAQTQTN
- a CDS encoding 3-hydroxyacyl-ACP dehydratase FabZ family protein; translation: MKESYNWILNRLPYTEPFLFVNEILHVDDKGAEGTYRFSPDADFYKGHFKNNPVTPGVILTECCAQIGLVCLGMYLLGKESEIGNMAIGMSSSQMEFLQPVFPGERVRVVSELVYFRFQKLKCEVKMYNEDDKLVCKGVLAGMIGTANE
- a CDS encoding lipocalin family protein, with the translated sequence MKKMILLFSIVLLAFSCSVSKDARAKRNLLSGTWALNNVSFEGNTGNVKAVLFNDVEDICLEGSEWFFRDNNSTGRYTIAPSTFCTGGDRYIRWSVVEREENYTSQLQFKFINEKNQDISGGAGYRLNIENLTENAMTLKSNVMVEGTPINVIYEFSKK
- a CDS encoding methyltransferase domain-containing protein, with protein sequence MVDFTQRSSEVEIMDTFSGTTNELETILQDINRVNKLLGGYSITLDAVFELLEKEIKESYTILDMGCAEGTMLRKLAEEAKKRNVSLKLIGVDFNEQGLQLAKQYSADYPEISYLNTDILSADFSGWDVDVVMTTLTLHHFSDEGVIKFVNRFVDIAKLGVVINDLERSPVAYYLFKAFSFFFIKTKIAKKDGLLSIRRAFKKEELQHFATQVTNASHIIKWKWAFRYVWILKKK
- a CDS encoding alpha-ketoacid dehydrogenase subunit alpha/beta, with protein sequence MNYTDFKVAQDVKLTLYKSMLKPRMIEEKMLILLRQGKVSKWFSGIGQEAISIGVTSALDDEEYILPMHRNLGVFTTREIPLYRLFAQWQGKASGFTQGRDRSFHFGTQDFKIVGMISHLGPQLGVADGIALAHKLKKEKKVTAVFTGEGATSEGDFHEALNVASVWDLPVLFCVENNGYGLSTPTNEQFRCENIADKGAGYGMESHIIDGNNILEVFFKVSHLVRDMRINPRPVLLEFKTFRMRGHEEASGTKYVPQELLDTWAEKDPLENYTQYLIGEKLLTEESIANYKADIQAEIDEHLRIAFSEDTITPNESKELSEVYQKFDLKEIRPSRFVTNIRLVDAISEGLRQSMKKFDNLVIMGQDVAEYGGVFKITDGFVNDFGKERVRNTPICESAIVSAAMGLSINGMKAVMEMQFADFASSGFNPIVNYLAKSYYRWGEKADVVIRMPCGGGVAAGPFHSQTNEAWFTKTPGLKVVYPAFPYDAKGLLTTAIEDPNPVLFFEHKGLYRSLYQEVPVDYYTLPLGKASLLKQGDQISIVTYGAGVHWALEALENNPEIRADLLDLRTLQPLDTKAIYDSVVRTGKLIILQEDSLFGGIASDISAMVMENCFEYLDGPIKRVGSLETPIPFDANLEQQYLAKSRFESDLKELIAY
- a CDS encoding NAD(P)/FAD-dependent oxidoreductase encodes the protein MKEHGILIIGGGLAGLTAAIHLVLEGLDVAVIEMQQYPHHKVCGEYVSKEIDPYLKRLGVDLKAKGAKDISQFQISTADGYITETDLPLGGFGISRYALDQLLYLRAQELGVQFYFEKVIETVFKGDVFTIKTKSGCYSSKIAIGAYGKRSVIDKTLNRDFSKKKQSWLAVKAHYELEDFQEDVVALHNFNGGYGGLSKTETGAVNFCYLVNYESFKKYKDIQNFNTVVVSENPYLKEFLSNAIPVFEKPMTIAQIAFDEKDNVVDHMLMCGDTAGLIHPLCGNGMAMAIHSAKIASELILKYVNESGYNRNDLEMDYKKAWSKAFGKRLWFGRKLQSILINKRLVSMGIKSVGKSKSLLKFIISKTHGELIS
- a CDS encoding SDR family oxidoreductase; its protein translation is MKNTYWALILGGSSGLGLATAMKLASHGYHIIIMHRDRRAVMDEIEKDFDEIRSYGNELIAMNVDVLNADKRAGIISDMQQQLPEGHQIKVMIHSVAKGTLKPMYSENRPTLVDTDFRITFDAMALSLYDWTKALAMAGLFADDSRIISFTSEGNTKALPNYSAVSVAKVALEALTRSIALEFAPMGIKANCIQAGITMTKSLSMIPGYERIKENALERNPQKRLTMPEDVANAVYLLTMDEAKWITGTVIKVDGGESLM